One Helicoverpa zea isolate HzStark_Cry1AcR chromosome 20, ilHelZeax1.1, whole genome shotgun sequence genomic region harbors:
- the LOC124640058 gene encoding C-1-tetrahydrofolate synthase, cytoplasmic isoform X2, whose protein sequence is MVAQPISGTEVARSIENELRQQVAEARTKLASFKPHLAIVQVGGREDSNVYIRMKLRAAENIGISAEHLKLPRDITESELLAKITELNESPYVHGIIVQMPLDSEHPIDGHRITDSVAADKDVDGLNTINEGRVAVGDLSGFVPCTPAGCVELIKRTGVPIAGKNVVVLGRSRIVGTPVSELLKWEHATVTVCHSKTKNLSEITKTADILVVAIGRAEMVRGSWIKPGAVVIDCGINPIPDATKKSGQRLVGDVAYAEAVQVASHVTPVPGGVGPMTVAMLMRNTVQAARRQLDRLLAPAWPLRPLRITPLSPPPSDILIARSQKPKDISELAHEIGLFSNEVSQYGRTKAKISLSVLDRLHSQKGGKYIVVAGITPTPLGEGKSTTLLGLVQALSAHRGRNSFAVMRQPSQGPTFGVKGGAAGGGYSQVIPMEEFNLHLTGDIHAVTAANNLLAAQMDARIFHELTQKDGPLYDRLVPKIKGVRKFSPIQLRRLKRLGITKTDPDTLTEGEKSKFARLNIDTNKIMWNRVVDLNDRYLRKITVGQSPTEKGFTRETAFDISVASEIMAILALGKDVDDIKEKLANMVVALDKSGNPVTADDLGMTGALLVLLRDAFEPTLMQSLEGTPVLVHTGPFANIAHGCSSILADKIAMKLAGENGYVATEAGFGSDIGMEKFFDIKCRASGDTPHCAVIVSTVRALKMHGGGPPVSPGQPLHDVYVQENVELLSKGLCNLGKHISNGNKFGVPVVVAINKHGNDTPAELNLVKEFATKNGAFRAVVCEHWSKGGLGALELADAVIEACDSKSNFDYLYPLQLSIQDKIQIIAKEMYGAGNVEYTDEVLEKIKAFTDKGYDKLPICMAKTSNSLTGDPAIKGAPTGFTLKVNNIFASVGAGFVVPMVGEISKMPGLPTRPCIYDIDLNTKTGEIEGLF, encoded by the exons ATCCATCGAGAATGAGCTCCGGCAGCAAGTGGCCGAAGCTCGCACGAAGCTGGCCAGCTTCAAGCCACACCTGGCCATAGTGCAGGTTGGAGGACGAGAGGACTCCAATGTGTACATCAGGATGAAGCTGCGGGCTGCTGAGAATATCGGCATCTCTGCTGAGCACCTGAAGCTGCCGCGTGATATTACTGAGTCTGAG CTGCTGGCGAAGATCACAGAGCTGAACGAGTCTCCGTACGTGCACGGCATTATCGTGCAGATGCCCTTGGACTCGGAGCACCCCATCGACGGACACAGGATCACAGACTCCGTGGCCGCCGATAAGGATGTCGATGG CTTAAACACCATAAACGAGGGTCGTGTAGCAGTAGGGGACCTCTCAGGTTTCGTACCCTGCACGCCAGCTGGCTGCGTGGAACTCATCAAACGAACTGGCGTGCCCATCGCCGGGAAGAATGTGGTCGTGCTGGGCCGCAGCCGCATTGTGGGCACACCAGTCTCCGAGCTGCTGAAGTGGGAACATGCCACGGTGACCGTCTGCCACTCCAAGACTAAGAACTTGAGTGAGATT ACAAAGACCGCCGATATCCTGGTGGTAGCCATCGGTAGAGCCGAGATGGTGCGTGGCTCTTGGATCAAGCCTGGTGCGGTTGTCATTGACTGCGGCATCAACCCCATTCCTG ACGCAACAAAGAAGAGCGGTCAGCGTCTAGTAGGCGACGTTGCCTATGCGGAGGCGGTGCAAGTGGCGTCGCACGTGACGCCGGTGCCGGGCGGCGTGGGCCCGATGACGGTGGCGATGTTGATGCGCAACACCGTGCAGGCCGCGCGCCGTCAGCTCGACCGCTTGCTGGCGCCCGCCTGGCCGCTTAGACCGCTCAGGATTACGCCGCTTTCGCCTCCGCCCAG TGACATCCTGATCGCCCGTTCGCAAAAGCCCAAGGACATAAGTGAGCTAGCTCACGAGATCGGACTGTTCTCCAATGAGGTGTCCCAGTACGGACGCACTAAGGCCAAGATCTCGCTGTCGGTGCTAGATAGGCTGCACAGCCAGAAGGGCGGCAAGTACATCGTGGTGGCTGG TATCACCCCAACACCCTTGGGAGAAGGCAAGAGCACCACGCTTCTAGGTCTGGTGCAGGCACTATCAGCACACCGCGGCCGCAACTCCTTCGCCGTGATGCGCCAGCCCAGCCAGGGTCCCACCTTCGGAGTCAAGGGTGGCGCTGCTGGTGGTGGTTACTCCCAG GTTATTCCCATGGAGGAGTTCAACCTTCACTTAACGGGTGACATCCACGCCGTCACCGCAGCTAACAACCTCCTTGCTGCTCAAATGGACGCCAGGATCTTCCACGAGCTGACTCAGAAGGACGGACCCCTGTACGACCGACTGGTCCCCAAGATCAAGGGAGTCAGGAAATTCTCCCCCATTCAGCTGAGGAGGCTGAAGCGATTGGGCATCACTAAAACAGACCCCGACACTTTGACGGAGGGAGAGAAGTCCAAATTCGCTAGGCTGAACATTGATACTAATAAGATTATGTGGAACAGGG tTGTGGACTTAAATGACAGGTATCTCCGTAAGATCACAGTTGGACAATCCCCTACTGAGAAAGGCTTCACCCGCGAGACCGCTTTCGACATCTCCGTGGCGTCAGAAATTATGGCTATCCTCGCTTTGGGCAAAGATGTCGACGATATCAAGGAAAAGTTAGCTAACATGGTGGTTGCTCTGGATAAGAGCGGCAACCCTGTTACTGCTGATGATTTG GGTATGACGGGAGCACTTTTAGTCCTTCTCCGCGACGCGTTCGAACCGACCCTCATGCAGTCTCTGGAAGGCACCCCTGTCCTGGTGCACACGGGACCCTTCGCCAACATCGCTCACGGCTGCTCCTCCATCCTGGCTGATAAGATCGCCATGAAACTGGCCGGAGAGAATGGTTATGTGGCCACGGAGGCTGGATTCGGATCTGATATTG GTATGGAGAAGTTCTTCGACATCAAGTGTCGTGCGAGCGGCGACACTCCGCACTGCGCGGTGATCGTGTCCACCGTGCGGGCGCTGAAGATGCACGGCGGCGGCCCGCCCGTCTCCCCGGGGCAGCCGCTACATGACGTCTATGTGCAG GAAAATGTGGAGCTGCTGAGCAAAGGTCTGTGCAACTTGGGTAAACACATCAGCAATGGGAACAAGTTTGGAGTGCCAGTTGTGGTGGCTATCAACAAACACGG AAACGATACACCCGCCGAACTGAACTTGGTGAAAGAATTCGCGACCAAGAACGGCGCGTTCAGGGCTGTGGTATGCGAGCACTGGTCCAAGGGCGGTCTCGGAGCCCTGGAGCTGGCTGACGCTGTCATCGAGGCCTGCGATTCCAAGTCAAACTTCGACTACTTGTACCCGCTACAGCTGTCTATACAAGACAAAATCCAGATCATTGCCAAGGAGATGTATGGCGCTGGTAACGTCGAGTACACCGACGAAGTGCTTGAAAAGATTAAGGCGTTCACTGATAAG
- the LOC124640058 gene encoding C-1-tetrahydrofolate synthase, cytoplasmic isoform X1, with translation MWHPDTGVEPVLESIENELRQQVAEARTKLASFKPHLAIVQVGGREDSNVYIRMKLRAAENIGISAEHLKLPRDITESELLAKITELNESPYVHGIIVQMPLDSEHPIDGHRITDSVAADKDVDGLNTINEGRVAVGDLSGFVPCTPAGCVELIKRTGVPIAGKNVVVLGRSRIVGTPVSELLKWEHATVTVCHSKTKNLSEITKTADILVVAIGRAEMVRGSWIKPGAVVIDCGINPIPDATKKSGQRLVGDVAYAEAVQVASHVTPVPGGVGPMTVAMLMRNTVQAARRQLDRLLAPAWPLRPLRITPLSPPPSDILIARSQKPKDISELAHEIGLFSNEVSQYGRTKAKISLSVLDRLHSQKGGKYIVVAGITPTPLGEGKSTTLLGLVQALSAHRGRNSFAVMRQPSQGPTFGVKGGAAGGGYSQVIPMEEFNLHLTGDIHAVTAANNLLAAQMDARIFHELTQKDGPLYDRLVPKIKGVRKFSPIQLRRLKRLGITKTDPDTLTEGEKSKFARLNIDTNKIMWNRVVDLNDRYLRKITVGQSPTEKGFTRETAFDISVASEIMAILALGKDVDDIKEKLANMVVALDKSGNPVTADDLGMTGALLVLLRDAFEPTLMQSLEGTPVLVHTGPFANIAHGCSSILADKIAMKLAGENGYVATEAGFGSDIGMEKFFDIKCRASGDTPHCAVIVSTVRALKMHGGGPPVSPGQPLHDVYVQENVELLSKGLCNLGKHISNGNKFGVPVVVAINKHGNDTPAELNLVKEFATKNGAFRAVVCEHWSKGGLGALELADAVIEACDSKSNFDYLYPLQLSIQDKIQIIAKEMYGAGNVEYTDEVLEKIKAFTDKGYDKLPICMAKTSNSLTGDPAIKGAPTGFTLKVNNIFASVGAGFVVPMVGEISKMPGLPTRPCIYDIDLNTKTGEIEGLF, from the exons ATCCATCGAGAATGAGCTCCGGCAGCAAGTGGCCGAAGCTCGCACGAAGCTGGCCAGCTTCAAGCCACACCTGGCCATAGTGCAGGTTGGAGGACGAGAGGACTCCAATGTGTACATCAGGATGAAGCTGCGGGCTGCTGAGAATATCGGCATCTCTGCTGAGCACCTGAAGCTGCCGCGTGATATTACTGAGTCTGAG CTGCTGGCGAAGATCACAGAGCTGAACGAGTCTCCGTACGTGCACGGCATTATCGTGCAGATGCCCTTGGACTCGGAGCACCCCATCGACGGACACAGGATCACAGACTCCGTGGCCGCCGATAAGGATGTCGATGG CTTAAACACCATAAACGAGGGTCGTGTAGCAGTAGGGGACCTCTCAGGTTTCGTACCCTGCACGCCAGCTGGCTGCGTGGAACTCATCAAACGAACTGGCGTGCCCATCGCCGGGAAGAATGTGGTCGTGCTGGGCCGCAGCCGCATTGTGGGCACACCAGTCTCCGAGCTGCTGAAGTGGGAACATGCCACGGTGACCGTCTGCCACTCCAAGACTAAGAACTTGAGTGAGATT ACAAAGACCGCCGATATCCTGGTGGTAGCCATCGGTAGAGCCGAGATGGTGCGTGGCTCTTGGATCAAGCCTGGTGCGGTTGTCATTGACTGCGGCATCAACCCCATTCCTG ACGCAACAAAGAAGAGCGGTCAGCGTCTAGTAGGCGACGTTGCCTATGCGGAGGCGGTGCAAGTGGCGTCGCACGTGACGCCGGTGCCGGGCGGCGTGGGCCCGATGACGGTGGCGATGTTGATGCGCAACACCGTGCAGGCCGCGCGCCGTCAGCTCGACCGCTTGCTGGCGCCCGCCTGGCCGCTTAGACCGCTCAGGATTACGCCGCTTTCGCCTCCGCCCAG TGACATCCTGATCGCCCGTTCGCAAAAGCCCAAGGACATAAGTGAGCTAGCTCACGAGATCGGACTGTTCTCCAATGAGGTGTCCCAGTACGGACGCACTAAGGCCAAGATCTCGCTGTCGGTGCTAGATAGGCTGCACAGCCAGAAGGGCGGCAAGTACATCGTGGTGGCTGG TATCACCCCAACACCCTTGGGAGAAGGCAAGAGCACCACGCTTCTAGGTCTGGTGCAGGCACTATCAGCACACCGCGGCCGCAACTCCTTCGCCGTGATGCGCCAGCCCAGCCAGGGTCCCACCTTCGGAGTCAAGGGTGGCGCTGCTGGTGGTGGTTACTCCCAG GTTATTCCCATGGAGGAGTTCAACCTTCACTTAACGGGTGACATCCACGCCGTCACCGCAGCTAACAACCTCCTTGCTGCTCAAATGGACGCCAGGATCTTCCACGAGCTGACTCAGAAGGACGGACCCCTGTACGACCGACTGGTCCCCAAGATCAAGGGAGTCAGGAAATTCTCCCCCATTCAGCTGAGGAGGCTGAAGCGATTGGGCATCACTAAAACAGACCCCGACACTTTGACGGAGGGAGAGAAGTCCAAATTCGCTAGGCTGAACATTGATACTAATAAGATTATGTGGAACAGGG tTGTGGACTTAAATGACAGGTATCTCCGTAAGATCACAGTTGGACAATCCCCTACTGAGAAAGGCTTCACCCGCGAGACCGCTTTCGACATCTCCGTGGCGTCAGAAATTATGGCTATCCTCGCTTTGGGCAAAGATGTCGACGATATCAAGGAAAAGTTAGCTAACATGGTGGTTGCTCTGGATAAGAGCGGCAACCCTGTTACTGCTGATGATTTG GGTATGACGGGAGCACTTTTAGTCCTTCTCCGCGACGCGTTCGAACCGACCCTCATGCAGTCTCTGGAAGGCACCCCTGTCCTGGTGCACACGGGACCCTTCGCCAACATCGCTCACGGCTGCTCCTCCATCCTGGCTGATAAGATCGCCATGAAACTGGCCGGAGAGAATGGTTATGTGGCCACGGAGGCTGGATTCGGATCTGATATTG GTATGGAGAAGTTCTTCGACATCAAGTGTCGTGCGAGCGGCGACACTCCGCACTGCGCGGTGATCGTGTCCACCGTGCGGGCGCTGAAGATGCACGGCGGCGGCCCGCCCGTCTCCCCGGGGCAGCCGCTACATGACGTCTATGTGCAG GAAAATGTGGAGCTGCTGAGCAAAGGTCTGTGCAACTTGGGTAAACACATCAGCAATGGGAACAAGTTTGGAGTGCCAGTTGTGGTGGCTATCAACAAACACGG AAACGATACACCCGCCGAACTGAACTTGGTGAAAGAATTCGCGACCAAGAACGGCGCGTTCAGGGCTGTGGTATGCGAGCACTGGTCCAAGGGCGGTCTCGGAGCCCTGGAGCTGGCTGACGCTGTCATCGAGGCCTGCGATTCCAAGTCAAACTTCGACTACTTGTACCCGCTACAGCTGTCTATACAAGACAAAATCCAGATCATTGCCAAGGAGATGTATGGCGCTGGTAACGTCGAGTACACCGACGAAGTGCTTGAAAAGATTAAGGCGTTCACTGATAAG